The following proteins are co-located in the Acidimicrobiales bacterium genome:
- the murA gene encoding UDP-N-acetylglucosamine 1-carboxyvinyltransferase, whose amino-acid sequence MRLVVRPSGPLSGVVPISGAKNSVLKIMAATTLASGRFTLRNVPAIADVAWTGELLTEMGMTVRHEGDVLTIDSPPDLIPEAPYELVERMRASIVVLGPLLARFGHARVALPGGDDFGPRPIDMHLRALEALGAEFTMAHGYVEGRADRLLGTRILLDFPSVGATENALMAAVLAKGTTIIDNAAREPEIADLAACLNRMGAQIIGAGTSTIAIEGVEELVPVEHTIVPDRIEAATYLAAVGVAGGEITLEGARPDHMTMLIQKLGEMGMRISPDPDGIWALRRDRLRSVDVSTLPYPGLATDYKPFLVVLLAFADGVGIVTENLFSGRFRYVDELVRMGADIRTESHHAVVRGLDRLSGAPVRAPDIRAGAALAIAGLGAEGETVVAGAEHIDRGYERFVEKLRAIGADIEAVP is encoded by the coding sequence ATGCGCCTCGTGGTCCGCCCGAGCGGCCCGCTCTCCGGGGTCGTCCCCATCAGCGGGGCGAAGAACTCCGTCCTCAAGATCATGGCGGCCACGACGCTGGCCTCCGGGCGCTTCACCCTGCGCAACGTGCCGGCCATCGCCGACGTGGCGTGGACGGGTGAGCTGCTCACCGAGATGGGCATGACCGTGCGCCACGAGGGCGACGTCCTGACCATCGACTCGCCCCCCGACCTGATCCCCGAGGCCCCGTACGAGTTGGTCGAGCGCATGCGGGCGTCGATCGTCGTGCTCGGGCCGCTGCTGGCCCGGTTCGGGCACGCCCGGGTGGCACTCCCGGGCGGCGACGACTTCGGCCCCCGCCCCATCGACATGCACCTCCGCGCGCTCGAGGCGCTCGGGGCCGAGTTCACGATGGCCCACGGCTACGTGGAGGGTCGCGCCGACCGGCTCCTCGGCACCCGCATCCTGCTCGACTTCCCGAGCGTGGGGGCCACCGAGAACGCCTTGATGGCGGCGGTGCTGGCCAAGGGCACGACCATCATCGACAATGCCGCGCGCGAGCCCGAGATCGCCGACCTCGCCGCGTGCCTCAACCGCATGGGCGCCCAGATCATCGGGGCCGGCACCTCCACCATCGCCATCGAGGGCGTCGAGGAGCTGGTGCCGGTCGAGCACACCATCGTCCCGGACCGGATCGAGGCCGCCACCTACCTCGCCGCCGTCGGCGTGGCGGGCGGCGAGATCACCCTCGAGGGCGCTCGCCCCGACCACATGACGATGCTGATCCAGAAGCTGGGCGAGATGGGCATGCGCATCTCGCCCGACCCCGACGGGATCTGGGCGCTGCGCCGCGATCGCCTGCGGTCGGTCGACGTCTCCACCCTGCCGTACCCGGGCCTGGCCACCGATTACAAGCCGTTCCTGGTGGTCCTCCTCGCCTTCGCCGACGGGGTGGGGATCGTCACCGAGAACCTCTTCTCGGGCCGCTTCCGCTACGTCGACGAGCTCGTGCGCATGGGCGCCGACATCCGCACCGAGAGCCACCACGCCGTGGTGCGCGGCCTCGACCGGCTGTCCGGTGCGCCGGTGCGGGCGCCCGACATCCGGGCCGGCGCCGCGCTGGCCATCGCCGGCCTCGGCGCCGAGGGCGAGACCGTCGTGGCCGGCGCCGAGCACATCGACCGGGGCTACGAGCGCTTCGTCGAGAAGCTCCGTGCCATCGGCGCCGACATCGAGGCGGTCCCCTGA